Sequence from the Rhodococcus jostii RHA1 genome:
ATGAGGAGTGCGGTGAGACCGACGATCAGGGACATCACCAGGGCGCGGTCCGCGACGACGTCCGGATCGACTCCTGCCGACTTCGCCGACAGGCCCGGCGCCACCTTGATGATGTAGTCGGACGACAGCGCCATGCCCTGTCCGCAGATCGCGATCGCCATGCCGACCGCCATCGGGGGAAGGCCGGCGCGGATGGCGACGGGGATGAGGACGGCTCCGATCAACGGAACCGCAGGGGTGGGCCAGAAGAACAGCGAGATCGTGTAGGTGACGACGGCCAGGACGATGAAGCTGCTGGTGCCGCCGCGCATGACGCGCCGGAACGGGGCGACCATCAACCGGTCGGCCCCCATCTGCCGGAGTGCGCCGAGCATCGCCGTCACCAGCGAGATGATGAGGAAGATGTTGAACAGCTCGCGGGCGGCGACGAGGCTCGCATTGAAAATCGACGCGAGGCCGGTGACGAGGCTGTCGGAGAACACGAAGGCGGTCAGGAACGTGCCGATGACGGCGGGGACGACGATGTTCTTCCGCATGAGCATCGTCCCGAGGATGACGATGATTCCTCCGAGATACACCCAATGTGCGGCGGTGATACTTACATCCACGGTGCGCCCCTTCGAAATAGGTACAGACTAGTGGCACTAGTCACAGTGCAGTGATACTGCGCGGGGCGTTTTCCAGGGTCAACGTCCAGAGTGCACATCGATAACCAGCGTATTTGTGCATTGTGCCCGGCATTTTTCGCCGGGATTGCTTGTTGTCACGCGCAAGTAAAGGAATGCTCGGCAGAACCCGTTTCACGGAATCCTGTGTTCATAATCAGGCTTGCCTAACCAAATGTGGCGAGCGGGGTGCGGCAGGGGTTTCCGGCGAGAACGGGCATCGCCGGAACGCGAATTCTCGGATGAAAGTGGACTCTATGAACACGGCGGTCGGTCAGGCTCAGAGTGCAACCGCGGGTGACGAACTCGGACCCGGCACGTCGCCCGCGCTGGCGGCGCTGCTCGCCGGAACGTTCGTCGGCACGGTCAGCAACAACATCGTCAACGTTCCGTTGAACGCGATCCTCACCGACTTCGACGCCGGTCTCGGCAGCGGCATCTTCGTCGTCGTCGGATTTCTCCTCACCTTCGCGGCGACGATGCCGCTGGCCGGGTGGATCGGAGACCGGTTCGGGCGCAGGCGCGTGTACTGCGCGGCCCTACTGGGAACCGCGGTCTGTTCGCTCGGCGCGGCGCTCGCACCGTCCCTGCCCGTGCTCGTGATCTGGCGGTCGCTCGGCGGGATCGCCGCGGCCGCGTTCGCGCCCGCGGTCATGGGCCTGATCGCGTGGCTGTTCGGGCCCCCACGGCGGGCGCGCGCCGTCGGCGCCTGGGCTGCGGTGAACGGGATCGGGCAGGCCGTGGGCCCGTCCATGGGCGGAATCGTCAGCGACTGGTGGGGCTGGCGGTGGGCGTTCGTGCCATTGGTGCCGGTCGCCCTGATCGGGTTCGCCGCAACCCTCCGCTACATCCCGCGCTACCCCGGCAAGAAGATGCGACTCGACGTGATCGGAGCGTCCACCGTCACGCTCGGCGCCGTCCTGCTGATCCTCGGCCTCACGACCGTCTCGATGGAGCAGGTGCCCGCCTGGGTCAGCATCGCGACCATCGGCGGCGGAGTCGTCGTCACGGCCGGGTTCGTGCTCCACTGCCGGCGGGCGGCGAACCCGTTCGTGCCCATCGACCTGGTGATCGAATCGCGGTTCCTGCGCAGTGCGCTCGCTGCCTTCACCCAGATGTTCGCGCTGGGGGCCCTGCTGCTCGCGCTTCCGCTCTACCTGACGGGCTCGGGCAGTTCGACCACACAGGCGGGGCTGATGCTCTTCGTGCTACCGGTCGTCATGACATGCGTGGCACCCGTCGTCGGGCGTCTCGTCGACAGGATCGGGGCCCGGGTGGTGATGCGAACCGGGCTGGCCGTCTTGATCAGTAGTCAAGTGGCACTGGCGATCACGTTGTCCGCGGACGTCCGGAACCCGGTCGCCGTCGGCGCCGTGCTCCTCGTCGCCGGAGTGGGGATCGGCATGGTCCAGACACCCGCCGCGGCCGGTTCGACCCGATCGCCCGCCGGGGCCGTCGGAACCGGCCTGGGACTGTTCAACCTCATCCGCTTCGGCGGCTCGGCCGTGGGCGCCGCCTGGGTGGGCGTGGCCGCACACCTGTCGGCCGATCCGTACGGACTGCTGTTCGCAGTGGCGGCACTCGTCGTGCTCGCCGGATTGGCCGGGACGTTCGCCGGCGAGAACCCGGTGGCCGGCTGAGGACTAGCGGGTCACGATCTCGTGGTTGACGGTGTCCTGCACCTGGGAGAGCAGATCGAGACGGAGGGCCAGCCACAGCGTGAACTGGTTCTCGGGTTCCCGGATGTCCATGCCGATGAGCCGTGACGTGCGATCGAGCTTGGCGATCATCGTGTTCCGGTGGATCCGGAGGCGCCGCGCGGCGGCATTGATGTTGCCGCCCTCCTCGAGGTAGGCGAACAGCAACTCCTCGGTGTCGGCGTGCGAACTCGACGCCCGAAGGGGACCCAGGACGTCACGGATGAGCCGTCGGCTCTCGTCGGTGTCGGTGGCGCGGGCGAGCACACTGAACCCGCGCAGGTCGTTGTAGGCCACCGAACCGGACAGCCCGAGCCGCTGGGCGATGCCCAGGGTGATGCGGGCCTCGCGGTAGCTGTCCCCGATATCGCGGGCGCCCGCCGCGGGACGTCCGTGGGCCACCGGAATCCGCTGACCCAAACGGGTTTCGAGATCGAGCGACATGGCGTGCGCGTACTCGCTGATCTCGGATTCGACACCAGGCGTGTCGACGGAGCTCAACGATCGGATCACCACGAGCACGTCGCCGATGACGGTGACGTGCGACCGTACGCCCGGACGCGGCAGGACGCCGGCGGCGTAACGTGCCAGCCGGACCATGCTCGCGCCGGGCCGTCCCGACGCGCGGTCGACGAGACCGGGAGCGACGAACACGATGTAGTGCAGGTCCAGATCGATTTCGTGCAGCGCGGCCCGGGTGCGCAGGTCGTGGTCGTTGGCGAAGTTGCCGTGCACGAGGGCCTGGACGAAGTCGCCGCGTGCCCGCTCCTCGGCCTCGTCCACGCTCCGCTGCCGGAGCATCTCGGTGCCGATGATCGTCCCGGCCTGTTCGACGACCACCCGGTGCTGCGCGATATCGTGTCTGCGGGGGTTCGCCCCGGGCACGACGACCACGATCCAGCCCTCGTAGCGGCCGGCGAGTTGCATGGCCCCGGCGACTGCCGTCGTGGGCGCGAACAGTCCCTCCGGATGCTCCAGGCGGAACACGTGAACGTTGTGCATCCGTGCCGGTGGTGATTCCTCGAGGCGCGGCAGGGCGTCCGCGAGAGCCTCCAGCAGGGCGACGGTGCCCGCGTCCTCGACATCCGGAAGTCCCGCGTGCGCGAGGAGGCGTCCCCGGACGTCCAGGGCGACGGCGACGTCCGAGGTCAGCGTCGCGACCTCGCGGATCAGCATCGGCAGGCCCGCGCCGCGGTGCAGCAAGCCCGCGAGCGACTGGTGCACGGTGAGGGCGTAGCGCATCACGTGCGCTTCCTGGGTGAGAGCGCGCTCGGCGAGGAGCCGGTTGAGTGCGGTGAACCCGACGGGAAAACCCAGCTCCACGACCGTCAGCCCGGTCGGCCAGACCGTGCCCGCGGGCGCCGACCCGTCGACGAGAAGGACCCCGGCTCCCCGCGCCACCAGCGATTCGAGTTCACGTCCGTGCGCGGGCAGCGTTTCGGGCCGGGTGTACACAGCGACCTCGGCGAGGGAGTCGGGCCTGCTCATCACCTCGCCCCACGGCAGGCACCACGTCACCGGACCGCTCAGGGCGTCCGTACCGGACAGCAGCCGGGCCGACGCGAGCAAAGGCTCTTCCAGCAGGCCGCGTAACGACAGTCGCTCGTCCTCTGCGGCCGGTGTCGTGGTGTCGTCCACTGCGGACCCTCCTCGGGTGGTCGAAAAGTGCAGTATGGCGGAGCGCACACCTGCACTGCTTATGCACTATGCCCTGATTTCGCCGAGATTGCCGGATAGTTTGACCATGGTTCCTCCGGCGATGCCGGTGATAGAAATCGGTGCATCACTTCCTCCCGAATACGCAACGGAGAAGACAATGCATCAGGTTCACCGAATCACCCTCGACGACGCACTCCCACTGCTCGCCGCGGGGCGCGCGAAGGCCGAGGAAATCGGCGTCAAGCAGACCCTGTGCGTCTGCGACGACGGCGGCAACGTACTGGCCCTGCACCGACTGCCGGGAGCGCGCCTCACCGGCGTCGACATCGCGATCGCCAAAGCGTTCACCGCTGCCGGCCACGAGCGGGCAACACACCTGTTCAACGAGGCTCCCGACGGTCCGGCGTTGCCCGGGAACGAGGCATTCGGCATCAGCCAGATGCTGCCGGGCAAGTTCGCGGTGTTCGTCGGCGGATTTCCCCTCGTCTTCGACGGCCAGATCGTCGGCGGCATAGGCATCAGCGGCGGAAACGGCAAGCAGGACAAAGCCGTCGGAGCTGCGATGCTGGCCGAGTTCGAAGCCCTCGCCGCAGTACCCAGCTGAATGCTCACGATGTGCCGACAACGTGCACATCGAAACCCTTCCAACGCAGTCACTTCGACCGTGGCCGGGCAGACCGCGAGTCGATAACGTCGAATTCACTCCAGTCGGAGCATCCCCAACCATTCTCATACTCGAGGAAGACGAGGCACATCATGACCGAACTTCTAGGCAGGGACGATTTCCGCGCAGCTCTGGAGAACGCCATCAAGGGCCGCGAGGCGAAGAATGCGTCGTTCAGCAAGGCGTGGGCCGAGGGCAAGCTCGAGAAGCACCATTTCGCGCGGTGGGCGGAGAACCACTACCACTACGTCGGCCCCTTCGCCGACTACCTCGCGAACATCTACTCGAACACCCCCGACACCTTCACCAACGCAAAGGATTTCACCCTCCAGAACATGTACGAGGAGGAACTGGCCGACATCCGGCACACCGACCTCCTCATCAAGTTCGCCGAGGCGTGCGGCACCACGAAGGAACGCGTCGAGGACCCGTCGAACATGAACGCGATCACCCGCGGTCTGCAGTCCTGGTGCTACGCGGTGTCGCAGCGTGAGCACTTCGTCGTGGCCACAGCCGCGCTCGTCGTCGGACTCGAGTCTCAGGTACCGAGTATCTACAAGAAGCAGATCGTCCCGCTGCGTGAGGTATACGGGTTCACCGAGGACGAGATCGAATTCTTCGACCTGCACATCACGTCGGACGTCGTGCACGGTGAGCGTGGATACCAGATCGTGCTCGACCACGCCGATACCCCGCAGCTGCAGCAGCGTTGCCTGCAACTCGTGCAGTGGGGAGCCGAGATGCGCTTCTCGTACACGAAGGGGCTCTACGACACGTACGTGGCAACCGACCTCGAGCTCGCGACCGCCTGACCGTGCGCAGGGAGGGGCCCGCATCGGGCCCCTCCCGACGCAGGCATCTCGCCCGACAGGAGAGAACGATGGAGACGAACTGGACCCGGCTGGTCACCGTCCGTGAGCTCGGCCGCCGCCGGAAACTTCGCGTCGAGGTCGGGGACACCGCGGTCGCCCTGTTCCAGGCGGACGACCGGATCTACGCCTTTCGTGATCTGTGCATCCATCAGGATCGGTCACTGGCGAAAGGCACCCTGCTGCACGGGCGGGTCATCTGCCCAGGTCACCAATGGGCGTTCGACCTCGACACCGGCTACGAGGAAGACCAGGACCTGTGCCAGCCGACCTACGCGGTGAAGGTCGAGGACGACATCGTCTACGTGGATCTCACCCGCAGCCCCGATTACGCCGAGACCGCGACTTCGCCGGCCGAAGTCGACTGAGAGAGCGAGTGACCCCATGACGTTGAACACCATCGTCACCATCGGCGCCGGCCAGACCGCTGCCGTCGCGGCGCGCACCCTGCGGCGCCGAGGATTCGACGGCAGGATCCTCCTCGTCGGCGACGAGTCGCACGCGCCGTATCAGCGGCCACCGCTGTCCAAGGAATTCCTTGCCGGGCAGGAGGATCGCGAATCGTTGATGCTGCTTCCCGACGCGTGGCGCGACAAGCAGAACGTCGAACTCCTCACAGACACGACGGTGACCCGGATCGACGTGAGCAGCGGATCGGTCCAACTGTCCGACGGGCGAAGCATCGCGGCCGACGCGGTACTCGTCGCGACCGGCGGCAGACCGCGCACGATGCCGGTGAACGGTCCTGCGCCCGAACGGGTGCACTACCTGAGGACGATCGACGACGCCGAACGGCTCGCCGCCCACCTTCGTCCAGGCGTCGGTCTGGTGCTGATCGGCGGAGGCTTCGTCGGACTCGAAATTGCCGCCACTGCAACAGCCCTGGGAGCCGAGGTGACCGTCCTCGAAGCCGACCAGGTGCCACTCGCCCGAATCCTCGGGCCCGAGATGGGCGAGGTCTGCACTCGATTGCAACGGGAAAACGGAGTCACCGTCCGCGGCGGCGTCCGGGTCGACACCGTGACGACCAGGCCGGACGGCGTGCTCATCGCGCTCGACGGCGGAGAGGTGATTTCGGCCGACGTCGTGGTGGTGGGCATCGGGATCGTTCCCAACGTCGAAGTCGCGCAGGCCTCCGGCCTGGCCGTCGACGGCGGAATCCTCGTGGACGCGCAGGGGCGGACCTCGATTCCACACGTCTACGCCGCCGGCGACGTGGCAGCGCGCTTCTCCGACGCGGCAGGCAGGCACGTTCGCGTCGAACACTTCGACAACGCGAGCAAGCAGGGGGCGGCGACCGCGAACCTCATGCTCGGACGGGTCGGAGTGGTGGACCCCGCGCACTGGTTCTGGTCCGATCAGTTCGGCAAGAACATCCAGTTCACCGGCACCGCCCGCTACACCGACCTGGTGTTCCGGGGCAGCGCCGACGGCGGCGAGTTCACCGCCTTCTATCTGGACAGCGGTGTCGTGCGCGGCGCCTTCACGCTCGACCGCGGCGACGAGATCAGCGCGGCCAGAGAACTGATCGGCCGGTCGATCGCGCCTGCCCGGTTGGCGGACGAGGACGTCGACCTGTTCGACCTGATGGACGATGACGAGGAATTGGTGACGGTGTCATGATCGAGGGACTCAATCTCATTGACGGGCAGTGGGTCCCGTCGTCTTCCGGAGCGACGTTCGAGCGGCGTAACCCCGCCGATCACGACGACGTGATCGGCGTGTTCCCGGATTCCACCGAGGCCGACGTGGATGCCGCCGTCAGCGCGGTGGCCAAGGCGGCGCCGCAGTGGGCCGCGACGCCCCCGGAACGCCGCGCGGCAATCCTGGAAGCCGCGGCCGGGCACCTCGAGGCACGGACAGGCGACCTCGTCGAAGAACTCGTCCGCGAGGAGGGCAAGACCCGGGCCGAGGCGACCATGGAAGTCGGTCGGACTCCGATGAACCTGCGCTTCTACGCGGGCGAGGCGCTCCGCACCACCGGCAGCACGTATCCCACCCCGGGGGAGGGACTCGTCATCACCCTGCGTGAACCTGTCGGAATCGTCGGGGCGATCACCCCCTGGAATTTCCCGCTCAACATTCCGTCGCGCAAACTCGGGCCGGCGCTGGCCGCCGGAAACGTCGTGGTGTTCAAACCGTCCGAACTCACCCCGCTGATGGGACAGCGGCTGGTCGAGGCGCTGCTGGCCGGGGGACTTCCGGCCGGAGCCCTCGCCCTGGTCCAGGGTTCCGGTCGCGCCGGCGGCGCGGTCGCGGCGGACGAGCGCGTCGATGCCGTGACGTTCACCGGCTCCACCCAGGTGGGCCGTGCGATCCACGCGGCGGTGGGTCCGTCTCGCCGCAGTCAGCTCGAGATGGGCGGCAAGAACCCCGTCGTGGTCCTGGGCGACGCCGACGTGGACAAGGCGGCCGCACTGATCGTCAAGGGCGCCTTCGGATTGTCCGGGCAGGCGTGCACGGGCACCAGCCGGGTGATCGCGGTGGACGCGATCCACGACCGGTTGCTGGACCGCGTGGTCGAACTCGCCGAAGGGATCACCGTCGGCCCGGGCGCCGACCCGGGTGTGGGCATGGGGGCTCTCGCGAGCAAGGCGCAGCTCGCCAAGTTCCTCGAGTACGTCCAGATCGGCCGCGACGAAGGAGCCGAACTAGTCTGCGGCGGAGCAAGTCTCGACAGGGGGAACGGCTATTTCGCCGTCCCGACCGTGTTCGCCGGTGGCAGCCCCGACATGCGGGTGGTCACGGACGAAGTGTTCGGACCACTGCTGGTCTTCCTGCGGGCGTCCGGCTTCGACGAGGCCGTCGCGCTCGCGAACGACACCGAATTCGGGCTCAGTGCGGGAATCGTCACCAACGACGTGACGAAGGCTCTCGCATTCGCGGGCCGTTCCGAATCGGGTCTGGTGAAGATCAACCAGCCCACCACCGGCATGAGCATGAACGCGCCGTTCGGCGGATACAAGGCCTCGAGCACGCAGACCCACAAGGAACAGGCCGGCGACTCGATGATGCAGTTCTACCAAGCTGAAAAGACCGTCTACCTCAGCCCTTCGGCCTGAGACCTACCTGTCGACAGAGGGAGAAGACCATGGAATTCACTCGCGTTGCGCGCTCCGGACAGGTTTCCGAAGGCATCGTGCGCCGCTTCTTTGCCGGCGAACACGAGTTCGCCGTGGCCCGCCTCAACGGGAAGGCCTACGCCACATCCAACTACTGCACACACCTGGACTGCCTGCTCTCGTCCGGGAAACTCGTCGACGACGGCATCGGATGCTCCTGCCATGGAAGCGTATTCGATCTCGAGACCGGGGAACCCGTGTGCCCGCCGGCGACGGTGGCCATCAAGACCTACCCGGTCGAGGAACGTGACGGCGAGATCTTCGTCGGCATCGACCCCGACGACACCAGTTCCGTCCCGCGCCGGCGGGCCGCGCGGGGGTGCATGAAGTGAACCCTCGACCGTCCACTCTCTCCGCCGACGGCATGGTCTCGTCCAGTCATCCCGCGGCGAGCACGGTAGGTGCCCGCGTTCTGGCCGACGGAGGCAACGCCATCGACGCGACTCTGGCCATGGCCGCGATGACCTGGCTGACGTTGCCGGGGCAATGCGGGATCGGCGGCGACGCGTTCGCCGTCGTCCGCGAACCGGACGGATCGGTGTGGACGGTCGGGGGCAGCGGCTTCGGGCCGGACGGCGGTGACGTGGACTTCTATACCGAACGCGGGCTGCGGTCGATTCCCCTCGACGGGGCGCTGGCGGTGGCGGTTCCCGGGGCGCCGGCCGCCCTCGGCGCGTTGCACGCGGGTGGCGCCACCCGCTCGCTGACGGACCTCTGGGCACCGGCGGTGCGCGCGGCGGAGAAGGGGCTTCCCTGCTCGGCCAAGACTCGCGACGACGTGCGAGAAGCGCAGACCGCGATCGCCGCCGACCCCGGACTGCGTGCGGTGTACCTCCCGGACGGCCGATTGCCGCAGGTCGGGGAGCGGCTGCCGCAGCGCGACCTGGCCCTGACCATCGAGGCACTGGCGCGCGACGTGCACGGTTTCTACACCGGTTCCTTCGCTCAGCAGGCGGTCGAGGCGCTCCGCGCCGGTGGGGCGCCGTTCGGCGGGGACGAGTGGGCGGCGGGCGCCGACGTGCGACCGGAGGACGCGATCAGCGGGCACTACGCCGGCGCGGTCGTTCACCAGACACCCCTGCCCACCCCCGGATGGATGGTGCTCCAGCAGGCGGCGCTGAACGACGGCGTCATCGGCTTCTCGCCGTGGCTCACCGCTCCGGCAGTCGATCGCATGGCGCGAGCGGCCCGTCTGGCCTTCGAGGATCGGTTCGCGACCTGCGGCGCCGGCAACGACGGGTGGAGGGCCGTGCTCGAGCCGGCCGCGATCGGGGCGGCGAGAGACCGGCTGGACGGCCGTCGGGCGTCGTCGGGCGCCTTCAGCGTGAGCACCGGTGACACCACCTCGACCGCGGCGGTGGATTCCGACGGCCGCGCGGTCAGTTTCATCCACTCGCTCGCCTTCACGTTCGGGGCCAAGACGACCGTCTCCGGCACCGGAGTGGTGCTGAACAACCGATTCGGACGCGGGGCCTATCTGATCCCGGGACATCCCAACGCCGCGGCGCCGCGGCGTAAACCGCTGCACACCCTGAACGCGTGGGTGATCACCGATACGTCCGGGAATCTCCTGCACGTCGGCAACACCCCGGGCGGGGACGGGCAGGTGCAGTGGAACATGCAACTGATCTCGCATCTGCTCGATCACGGACTCGACCCGGCGGAGGCCGTCGCGGCACCCCGCTTCACGGTCTTCCCCGGCAGCGACGCCGATGTGATCGGCCGCCCGGCGGAACTGCGGTGCGAGTCCCGCATTCCGGAGGAGGTGCGCACGGAGTTGGAGCGCCTGGGGCACGACGTCGCACTGCAGGGTCCGTGGGCCGCCGGTGGAAGCGCGCAGATCATCTCCCTCGACGTCGCGCGCGGCCTGCTGTCCGGCGCCGCCGACCCCCGCCAGGAAGGAATAGCACTCGGTGTCTGAGCAGGAATCCGTCGCCGCCGCCCCACGACCCCAGGGCCGCTACATTCCCGCGGTTGTGCACGACGGGATCGCGTACAGCGCCGGGATGACGCCACGCCGCGACGGTGTGCTCACGGTTACCGGCGTCGTCGGACGGGACCTGGACATCCCGCGGGCCCGGGAGGCGGCCGGGGTGGCGGCGAGGAACGCGGTCGCTGCGATAGCCGCGGCCGTCGGCGGCACGGCGGCCATCTCCCGGTGCCTGCGCATGAGCGTCTTCGTCGCGTGTGCCCCGGAATTTCGCGAACTGTCCGCGGTGGCCGACGGCGCGTCGGACGTGCTGGTCGAATGCCTGGGACTCGACGCGCTGCCGGTGCGCAGCGCGATCGGCGTGTACGCCCTGCCGTCCGGCGCCCCCGTGGAGATAGAGCTCACAGTGGCTGTCCGTGCATAGACCTGCACCCGGCTCCGGAGTATAAATACATCTTGTGTCTATGTTGTATTCTGCCGCGGAGCAGGCCTATCGCGAGGTCAAGGAGCTCATCCTGTCGGGCGGTCTGCCCGGCGGTGAGCTGATCAGCGAGGGCGAGATCGCCGGACGCATGGGGCTCAGCCGCACCCCGGTGCGCGAAGCCTTCCTCCGGCTCGAGTCCGAGGGCTGGATGCGGCTGTACCCGAAGCGGGGCGCGCTCGTCGTGCCCGTCGCCGACGGCGAGGCAGAGCACGTGGTCGACGCCCGGCAACTCGTCGAGACGCACAGCGTGCGGGTGCTGGCCGACCAGCCACACGCCCGCGAACTCCTCGTCGCCCGCCTGCGCGAAAACCTCGTGGAGCAGCGGGAGATCGCCGAGCGAGGCGACGTCGCCGCCTTCAGCGCCGCGGACGCCGACTTCCATCGGATGATCGTCGAAGCGGGCGAGAATCCGCTGCTCGCGACGTTCTACTCCAGCATCCGCGAGCGTCAGCGCCGCATGACCGCACACTCGATCACCCGTGACCCGGGACAGCTGCCCCGGATCATCGCCGACCACGAGCAGTTGACGGAACTCGTCGAGGCGGGTGACGCCGCCGGGTTCGACGCCGCGGTGCTCGTCCACATGCGCCGGGTCCACGCCCTCAACCCGAGAGGAGTTGCGCGATGACCGTCGTCCGCGAATCCCCGATCGAGGTGCCGGAGACGCTCGCGTCGCCGCGCGCCTGGCTGCTGGTGGCCGCGACCATGTTCGCGGTGGCGTGGGGCGGCAACGAATTCACGCCGCTCCTCGGCATGTACCGCGCCGATCACGGTTTCTCGCCGGTCACGGTCGATCTGTTCCTGTTCGCCTACGTCGTCGGGATCGTGCCCGCCCTCCTCCTCGGGGGACCACTGTCCGACCGGCTGGGCAGACGGCCGATCCTGCTCCCGGCACCGTTCCTGACGGTCGCCGGCTCCGTGCTCCTGGCCCTCGGCGCCGACTCCGCCGCCATGCTCATCGTCGGCCGCGTCCTGTGCGGTGTCGCGCTCGGCCTCGGCATGGCCGTCGGCGGCAGCTGGGTGAAGGAACTGTCGACCGCGCCGTGGGATCCCGCGGCCACGGACGGTGCCGGTGCGCGTCGGGCAGCGATGAGCC
This genomic interval carries:
- a CDS encoding MFS transporter gives rise to the protein MNTAVGQAQSATAGDELGPGTSPALAALLAGTFVGTVSNNIVNVPLNAILTDFDAGLGSGIFVVVGFLLTFAATMPLAGWIGDRFGRRRVYCAALLGTAVCSLGAALAPSLPVLVIWRSLGGIAAAAFAPAVMGLIAWLFGPPRRARAVGAWAAVNGIGQAVGPSMGGIVSDWWGWRWAFVPLVPVALIGFAATLRYIPRYPGKKMRLDVIGASTVTLGAVLLILGLTTVSMEQVPAWVSIATIGGGVVVTAGFVLHCRRAANPFVPIDLVIESRFLRSALAAFTQMFALGALLLALPLYLTGSGSSTTQAGLMLFVLPVVMTCVAPVVGRLVDRIGARVVMRTGLAVLISSQVALAITLSADVRNPVAVGAVLLVAGVGIGMVQTPAAAGSTRSPAGAVGTGLGLFNLIRFGGSAVGAAWVGVAAHLSADPYGLLFAVAALVVLAGLAGTFAGENPVAG
- a CDS encoding PucR family transcriptional regulator, with translation MDDTTTPAAEDERLSLRGLLEEPLLASARLLSGTDALSGPVTWCLPWGEVMSRPDSLAEVAVYTRPETLPAHGRELESLVARGAGVLLVDGSAPAGTVWPTGLTVVELGFPVGFTALNRLLAERALTQEAHVMRYALTVHQSLAGLLHRGAGLPMLIREVATLTSDVAVALDVRGRLLAHAGLPDVEDAGTVALLEALADALPRLEESPPARMHNVHVFRLEHPEGLFAPTTAVAGAMQLAGRYEGWIVVVVPGANPRRHDIAQHRVVVEQAGTIIGTEMLRQRSVDEAEERARGDFVQALVHGNFANDHDLRTRAALHEIDLDLHYIVFVAPGLVDRASGRPGASMVRLARYAAGVLPRPGVRSHVTVIGDVLVVIRSLSSVDTPGVESEISEYAHAMSLDLETRLGQRIPVAHGRPAAGARDIGDSYREARITLGIAQRLGLSGSVAYNDLRGFSVLARATDTDESRRLIRDVLGPLRASSSHADTEELLFAYLEEGGNINAAARRLRIHRNTMIAKLDRTSRLIGMDIREPENQFTLWLALRLDLLSQVQDTVNHEIVTR
- a CDS encoding GlcG/HbpS family heme-binding protein, with amino-acid sequence MHQVHRITLDDALPLLAAGRAKAEEIGVKQTLCVCDDGGNVLALHRLPGARLTGVDIAIAKAFTAAGHERATHLFNEAPDGPALPGNEAFGISQMLPGKFAVFVGGFPLVFDGQIVGGIGISGGNGKQDKAVGAAMLAEFEALAAVPS
- a CDS encoding TenA family transcriptional regulator; protein product: MTELLGRDDFRAALENAIKGREAKNASFSKAWAEGKLEKHHFARWAENHYHYVGPFADYLANIYSNTPDTFTNAKDFTLQNMYEEELADIRHTDLLIKFAEACGTTKERVEDPSNMNAITRGLQSWCYAVSQREHFVVATAALVVGLESQVPSIYKKQIVPLREVYGFTEDEIEFFDLHITSDVVHGERGYQIVLDHADTPQLQQRCLQLVQWGAEMRFSYTKGLYDTYVATDLELATA
- a CDS encoding Rieske (2Fe-2S) protein, translated to METNWTRLVTVRELGRRRKLRVEVGDTAVALFQADDRIYAFRDLCIHQDRSLAKGTLLHGRVICPGHQWAFDLDTGYEEDQDLCQPTYAVKVEDDIVYVDLTRSPDYAETATSPAEVD
- a CDS encoding NAD(P)/FAD-dependent oxidoreductase, which produces MTLNTIVTIGAGQTAAVAARTLRRRGFDGRILLVGDESHAPYQRPPLSKEFLAGQEDRESLMLLPDAWRDKQNVELLTDTTVTRIDVSSGSVQLSDGRSIAADAVLVATGGRPRTMPVNGPAPERVHYLRTIDDAERLAAHLRPGVGLVLIGGGFVGLEIAATATALGAEVTVLEADQVPLARILGPEMGEVCTRLQRENGVTVRGGVRVDTVTTRPDGVLIALDGGEVISADVVVVGIGIVPNVEVAQASGLAVDGGILVDAQGRTSIPHVYAAGDVAARFSDAAGRHVRVEHFDNASKQGAATANLMLGRVGVVDPAHWFWSDQFGKNIQFTGTARYTDLVFRGSADGGEFTAFYLDSGVVRGAFTLDRGDEISAARELIGRSIAPARLADEDVDLFDLMDDDEELVTVS
- a CDS encoding aldehyde dehydrogenase family protein → MIEGLNLIDGQWVPSSSGATFERRNPADHDDVIGVFPDSTEADVDAAVSAVAKAAPQWAATPPERRAAILEAAAGHLEARTGDLVEELVREEGKTRAEATMEVGRTPMNLRFYAGEALRTTGSTYPTPGEGLVITLREPVGIVGAITPWNFPLNIPSRKLGPALAAGNVVVFKPSELTPLMGQRLVEALLAGGLPAGALALVQGSGRAGGAVAADERVDAVTFTGSTQVGRAIHAAVGPSRRSQLEMGGKNPVVVLGDADVDKAAALIVKGAFGLSGQACTGTSRVIAVDAIHDRLLDRVVELAEGITVGPGADPGVGMGALASKAQLAKFLEYVQIGRDEGAELVCGGASLDRGNGYFAVPTVFAGGSPDMRVVTDEVFGPLLVFLRASGFDEAVALANDTEFGLSAGIVTNDVTKALAFAGRSESGLVKINQPTTGMSMNAPFGGYKASSTQTHKEQAGDSMMQFYQAEKTVYLSPSA
- a CDS encoding Rieske (2Fe-2S) protein; translation: MEFTRVARSGQVSEGIVRRFFAGEHEFAVARLNGKAYATSNYCTHLDCLLSSGKLVDDGIGCSCHGSVFDLETGEPVCPPATVAIKTYPVEERDGEIFVGIDPDDTSSVPRRRAARGCMK
- a CDS encoding gamma-glutamyltransferase family protein, coding for MNPRPSTLSADGMVSSSHPAASTVGARVLADGGNAIDATLAMAAMTWLTLPGQCGIGGDAFAVVREPDGSVWTVGGSGFGPDGGDVDFYTERGLRSIPLDGALAVAVPGAPAALGALHAGGATRSLTDLWAPAVRAAEKGLPCSAKTRDDVREAQTAIAADPGLRAVYLPDGRLPQVGERLPQRDLALTIEALARDVHGFYTGSFAQQAVEALRAGGAPFGGDEWAAGADVRPEDAISGHYAGAVVHQTPLPTPGWMVLQQAALNDGVIGFSPWLTAPAVDRMARAARLAFEDRFATCGAGNDGWRAVLEPAAIGAARDRLDGRRASSGAFSVSTGDTTSTAAVDSDGRAVSFIHSLAFTFGAKTTVSGTGVVLNNRFGRGAYLIPGHPNAAAPRRKPLHTLNAWVITDTSGNLLHVGNTPGGDGQVQWNMQLISHLLDHGLDPAEAVAAPRFTVFPGSDADVIGRPAELRCESRIPEEVRTELERLGHDVALQGPWAAGGSAQIISLDVARGLLSGAADPRQEGIALGV
- a CDS encoding RidA family protein, whose amino-acid sequence is MSEQESVAAAPRPQGRYIPAVVHDGIAYSAGMTPRRDGVLTVTGVVGRDLDIPRAREAAGVAARNAVAAIAAAVGGTAAISRCLRMSVFVACAPEFRELSAVADGASDVLVECLGLDALPVRSAIGVYALPSGAPVEIELTVAVRA